The Streptomyces sp. R28 region GGCATGCTCTGTACCAAGCAGTACGACCCGGTGATCGTCACCGTCGACGGGGTCTGGCAGGGCCGGCGCGTCTCCTATGAACGCACGTTCGCCAACGAGTGCGTGAAGGGCTCGTACACCACGAGTCTCTTCGCGTTCTAAAGGACCGGGATCGCACGGTCCCCGTGCAGTTCGGCAAAGGCTCGCGGATGGGGAGTACGAGCCGTGCCGAGGGGCCCTCTGTGATCTCGCATCGGGGGTCGGCCGGGCGGAGTGGGGCCGCCCGGTCGACACCTCGGACCGCTACGGGATCACCCGCTCTCCCCGGGGATCCGGGACAGGGGCGCGAAACGGCCGAGCAGGCCCGCGCCCTGCAGCAGTCGCCGTATCCGCGGCGCGCCGGAGACGACCCGGAGGCGACCGCCGTGGTCCCTGGCCCGCGTCTCGGCCCGGCACAGGACGCGCAGTCCCGAGCAGTCGAAGAAGTCGACCCGACGCAGATCGACCACCACGTCGCACTCCGGCCTCGCGGTCGCGGCGTCCAGATGCTCGGCGAGGAGCGTCGCCGTCGCCAGGTCGATCTCACCCACTGCCTCGACCACGGTGAACGCGCCGCATCTGCGCGTGCGGGCATGGGCGTTCGGCGGGGGTGGCACGGACCGGAAGGGGTCCGCGGCCATGTCCTCGGTCGGCTGGGGGGCGCGGTCGTCGGCGTCCGGCGTCATGTCCGCTCCACCTCGGAAAGGGGCGCATTTGATCAGGGTTGTTACCCGGAGGTGAGGGTGGGCATCCCTGCGGCGCCGCGCGCAAGAGCCAGTTCACTCGACCTGGTGAATTTCACCCATGAGGGTTGATCCGTCGACCGACCGGCTTACCGATCCTTCGCCCGGTCGCGGTGGCTGGTGTCGCACCACGGGTAGCGGCGGCTGCGGCGGCAGGTGCACAGGGCGACACGGAAGCGGTCGGAGCTGACGATCGTGCCGTCCTCCAACTCCACTTCCACCGGGCCCTCCACCAAGAGGGGGCCTTGGCGCTGGACCTTGATGCGGCGCGGCTCGTCAGACGGGGAGTTCGGCACGGACGACCACCAGTTCCTCCCTCTGATCCGGGGCGGACAGCAGGCCGCGCTCGCGCAGCCAGCCCTCCCGTGACCGCAGGACGGGGCCGAACGGG contains the following coding sequences:
- a CDS encoding STAS domain-containing protein, which gives rise to MTPDADDRAPQPTEDMAADPFRSVPPPPNAHARTRRCGAFTVVEAVGEIDLATATLLAEHLDAATARPECDVVVDLRRVDFFDCSGLRVLCRAETRARDHGGRLRVVSGAPRIRRLLQGAGLLGRFAPLSRIPGESG
- a CDS encoding CDGSH iron-sulfur domain-containing protein; this translates as MPNSPSDEPRRIKVQRQGPLLVEGPVEVELEDGTIVSSDRFRVALCTCRRSRRYPWCDTSHRDRAKDR